TGTagaactatatttttattaatttgtttaacattttattatatttatttttctataaatggtgattaaatatatatatcatccCTATATGTTTAGTCTTGGGATGATGTCTATGtttgtaaacaaaaaaaggaTGATAAGTATTAAATGAAAGGTGTATCATAAATAAAAGATCTTCATAAGtaataacatttatatttgtagtATTcacaaaatgaatatatatagatgcatcctaatattaaaagatataaacaaatcatgtacaaaaaaaacatttttaaaacaaaagaacAATTTATGATGGTAATTTAAAGCAACCATTATGCATGGAAACAAATagttttattaacataaacattataatattacagTGCtgaaatgtgtatatatatatatatgtgcttATTTGTTAGGGGAAAAATCATTTACAACATTTCCAATAATGCATTTTTGTTAAAAGGAAGAATGTCCATCAatctaagaaaaaaaacataaatggatgaatatataaaatgtttatttttttacaaattatagtgtacattataaatatgcagatttatttaaaacattattttttaacaattgttgaaataaattattatgttattAAATTTGGATATCGCTTACAGATTCGATATAAATGACATCAACAGAtctttttcctttttcaATGAGGTATCCAGCTATGTTAACaaaagttttttttaattttccttttctaATATCATCTTCAGAATCAATTTCTGTTGTGAATAAATTTGCGTTTTCTATTATTgtgtttttatattctttattgGAAGGGTTgtgatcatttatatttgctgAAGACATGACAATTATAGCTTTGTCTTCTGAtatctacaaaattaataaaaatatattgcataaattattgtgaataatataaaaaatatgatttataaCGAAATAGAAAAGGAAAGTTTTACTTACTTCAACCTTTTTAGCtaaagcataaaaatatttttgacGGCGtccaaatttttttttgtaacgTTGTTGTATCATTACTAAATTTGGATTATACACACGGGTaactttaaaaaaagataatatttttgcattatgtaaaataaaatattataaatttgaaaatatggGAAACAATAAATAGTGTCATATAACaatggtaataataaatCACGAAATGTGAATAAATAgtaacataatatattaatttggctaattatttatgttttgtatACTTTTAACATAGccattattgaaaaaattgcTACGATTAGGATTCCATAACTcgtttattatttcattatactaatggaagcaaagagaaatatatgtatataaattataatcatttttttaattttaatttagtttataattttaatattgttCGTTAATTTGATACCTTATCGgaatcataaaatttaaattgaatttttttaacatctGTATGGTTttgatgtttttttttataaaaaaacatactaTTACCAGGATTTTTTCTACATAATTTATAACCATCATTACTTGTAGCATGATATTCTAAATGTGTTACAGCCTCGTTCATAAGTTCCTCTGCGTTTATAGTTTCTTCCGGATTGATACATAATCGATCCTTGTtttgtgcatatattttttctgaaCTATCattgataaaaattaatatatttttaatgtgtaCAAAAATAAAGGTATTGTATTTATAACATTGGTGTACaagcatatatttaatattttcataatgaaatatgtaatatgcatgtatatatatattgttgcATTTTCTTACATAgaacaattattttttgatttgaGTGTTGTGCATTTTCTTGGAGCACGCTCGGTTGCAAGGGTTTTATTGTTCACATATACGAAGATGgttaaaaggaaaaaaacaacttgaatataaaatttattcatttttgaaGTTTACAAACAAaacattaaaatatatattagtattttttttaattaaaaattaacaacTCGAAAAGTTGTACAACACAATTAAAATTGaagtaaataattttatccAATAAAGtgtaaaaaacaaatatttattttaaaataatacaaattattatttaaacgaCAATTTTGTATGCTTTTATCAGATTTataagtttaatatatttttaatttaaataattcaagCACAAAACAACATCAACAACAGAACatttcataaataatgaatatcaaaaatgttATGATTCATAATAtctaaaaattaatagttttaattatattatataaatgacaTTTTGAACATATAGAATTATGAATacatatgttttatatttataattgatTAACCTTAttctaaaatttataaaacatCCCATTACGTATGGAATCCATATATACTTACATTAATAATTAAACGAGCTCATAGTGATATAAACGTTagattaaaatattttttttgctatttttgTTCGTTTGCCTTACAACATTTCTTTGATAATTCATAGTtgttaatataaaacatggctattatatttttaaatattaaaatagttaatttAATCTGAGAAATgcaattaattttatttatagctAATACTATTATAATAACCATATTTTTTGCCTCATCATAATAACAGtatgataaaatttatattatgagAATCAAACATTCTGTGATTTTTTGATTGgttttaatacaaattttactaaataacatttttctagccaaattgttaattttataaaaattatttgttgGTAGTAATATTGACacctatatttttttataaacgaatacaaattataaattccCTTTTAATAGTAAAACagagaatatatataataaaaaaatacaaataagtaaaatataaaataaaataaaataaaatataaaataaaatataaaataaaatgtaaaataaaatataaaatataatataaaataaaataatgaaacataAAGTTGTAAAgtcaagaaatatatatatattttatttattttttaattataatattcttaaTGTTGAGATGTTCATGTTTTATGGGTCAGAGTTCTGTACTATGAGTTATAGATTTGTTCTATGGAATCTATGTTTTGGTGTAAAactacatttttattaatgtgtttataatttgatcATATTTTATTGCCTGTAAATGTGGGTTAAATATATAAGCCATCTctatatgtttaatcacgagATAAACTTCAAAAGTCCAAATATACAACCACAAAATGACATAAACTAATATGAAATGGgttatataacattttttccataaagtataatatatacaattgcatgttaatatatatttaatatgattaaaataaaatatatatattgtatatattaatatagatattggcTATATATGAACTCGTATTATAcaatatcataattgcctattatataaagcttGTTATCAGAgactatattgaattatgcacattataatatataatgcattTCTTTGTTTGatgaacattttatttaataaagtCTATAATTTGTGTCACtgttattttgatttaaattatattacatcaattgaactgtaataatagatattcataaaatatagatgtatgagatatcgatcgagaatcgacaacaTAACAtcatctatatatattattatgcttctaagattttttaagttttaattgtagttactattctcttttggtattaatagaagtttctttatacgctttaatttattttcataaggTATAacattagattaatcactattcatttttaaattttaagatttgaggtatatataaattggaaatatattatattataactagttaattgaaaaaaatataagtatattaataaagttttatgttatagtttgttctaatagttataaataatatgatagatataaTATCGTTGTTATCATatacctatacatataaactagTAAAACATCATACCAATagctaatattgaaatattgttttattgtgaaaccttcatataattaaatgttAATATTAACTTTTTCGAGAaggcaaataataattaattttctttgaactaataatatttttataggttattatatatacacaaacttatatatttatattttaaatatagtGCTATtacgaaataatatatatattttaaatgttatactttaaaaaaacgaaacaaaaaaaattactaattGGTTTAAAATATTTCTCTTGAGTGCATTAATTATCTCATTATAGTATACAGTGATATACCATTCGtaacaacaataataatattagattatatattattttatttgattcgAATACATGAATATAAagtagttatatatattattaaacttgTAATAAGACTAGcaaatgaataaaatgaaaaatgaatGTTATAGTCTTTAACTATTATACCGTTAGTGCGacaatattagaattaacactgccaagcaaaataatattaataatttcatAGTttccttaaaaatataaaagcaaactatatatttagaaaataattctaaggaatttttaatgtatacatgAATTGGAAATTTTAAtggtagaaaatataaaatataattaaactatgtagaataagtaaatcttatatggctacatccttgtcttaaaaaaacatacttcccttatctctcctatctaaaatgtaaatatagcAACCTAATTAcgcatagttttctattatgctttaaaatttgcatcaatagtatttatatgttatatatttaatattcaCTAAgctatattttaaaaatatttacatacaaagacttatttaagcttataaatagttTACTATATATGAGGCACTGTTAAGTGTTGtttaaaaacataaaaagaTTCCCCAATATATTCGACAATTACCTAATAcggaatatttataaattagaatatgtagaaataaaaataatgttattgATAATGCTAAAATAGAATtggaatgtatatatattaaataaaaataatattaaaattatgtatatgcaattaaaaaaggaaacaTTACGACTTAATTTGTAAATATtgtaattttagaaaaaactatattatatattacaagaaacaagtatataagtatttaatttatattattaaataattatttatatacttttaaggattatagtaataatggatttattaatttttacatatttacaGGTTCATgcgtataaatatatttattaaagcaTGAGAaacaaatttgtatttttctatatcgaaacataaatataaagggATGTATTTTAAACTCATTACAAAATtacttacatttttataataaaattagaaTGGATATTATTAATCACCATGCATTTAAGGATAAATTAtcttatacatattaaaaaaatgtattaaatatcTCCAATTTAAGGCAGTTTATATAATctcaataaattatatataaacttactattgtattattactttacattaattttaagttgatataaacataaaatgTGTTTAACTACAAATAATTGTCATATAGAGAATCCAATTTTACTTCCCCTATTTTGATGCagtatatatgaaattaatatgatgtacttaatttatagttcaaaaataattttccaaTATGGCAATTAGTAAAGTGGTACATACAATTTCTGAATAAGAATATTTgttattacatatttttgataatatattatctATAGATTAATAATAAGTTAATTTGAatagacatttttatttgatttttttaaatgttttttagTGTAGTGAGTTTACTACTTTTTGGAAGCTTTTTCCCGATGGATTGAATGATTctaaagaatataaaattaatccTGGATCGTTCAAGAAATACTGCCCTGATGGAAACTGCAATAACGATATCGATAAGAttaatgctggatgtttacggttaatttatgattttttcattaaatctGGTTTTTCAGCTGATCCCGATACTCTTAAGAGTGATACAGTATGCATTATAATATGGCTAGGTTATATTTTAAGCCTAAAGTCACATGAAGGAATCAAGACAATAAACGATTTTTATTCTAGTCATATAAAAGATAACGCGGAATACTCTAAGCATAAAATTggtgataaaaaatataccgATTATAAGAAGATCATAGAAGAAACAAAGGAATATAtggatattaatattaatattaatgatatgtctaaattttatgaattacTTAAATTGTTATGTAATATGTATACTtcttatgataataataatagtagcCAAGCTTCAGAACATGCTGAGAAATTTGCTAATGGATATACAGAACTCtttgataatgataataataatgaggGCAATTCAttcaataaaatattaaatgttttatccaattattataataatatgggAAAAGGTACTCGCTTTAATAATACATCAATAAATCGTCCTTCATTACCAACAGAAAAAACACCCAAAAAAGATAATACAGAAGGTACCAAAGTAACTAAAGCAACTGGATCATCGAGTGAACCAGATAGATCAAATATTGCAACGACACCACAAATTTCTAACATTACATTATCAGAATCATCactagtaaataaattagttATAGTTTTACCGATATTAGCTGCAATACCAATTTTTTTGGGAAttgcttataaggtaaataataagaaatttaaaaattatttaattatatatatgcaaacattatcaaaaaaacatattttattaacattttatattagtattcgttatttggatttcggaaacgatcaaaaaaacaacatttaagagaaaaactaaaaaaataaagaaaaaaactgatcattaatatatgattcgaagagtagtggctatttcaggaatagtaataatgtttgatatatgttaagaaactgtctatttagaagtaaataatttttgcataatttttatgtagtttttatgttgtgggtcaggGATAAGTATCatatcttttttaattttttataatttgaaaactaattaaatatatataccatcATGCATGTTTAATCACGAGATGAGTCTAAATATGCAACTCAAAAGGACCATAAGCTAATATGAAAGGAGTCGCATAACATgttttcataagttataatacttatgtctaatttgttcatatatataaatgggCAACATTATAATTtcacattatatattttattgctagtttttgaataaatatacataagaacccttattatttattatataagcaTGTTAATCAAGgtgatatatttaattatccatgataatatattttttttatttgatgtaacattttatttagtaaaacttattatttgtatcatatttgttttaatttaaatcatgcTATCAAATtgaattttaataatatatattcataaaatatagacgtatggaatatcgatcgagaatcgacaatataacatcatctatatatattattatgcttctAAGGTTTTTTGGaattttaattgtagttactattccctttttgtattttctttatatttatattaaaattaattagtattaatataaattgcTTTATACGccttaatttatttatcataaggtataataatagattaatcactattcatttttaacTTGTAAGATTTgaggtatatataaattggaaatatattatattataagtagttaattgaaaaaaatataagtatattaataaaattttatgttatagtttgttctaataattataaataatatgatagatataatatcgttgttattatatatctatacatataatataacaaaatattataccaataactaatattgaaatatgttaaatttgggaaacatatacaattacatattaattttatcgaaaggGCACacaataatacattatagagatatcaatattatatatttgttaaaaattcaatttgggatatgtggttttatattctaaaaaactggataaaaaataaaattttaaagattcaattcatgttaaatgCCATTTTACTATTCCATATTATCGTTGTTTAGTGAatgtcattttttaaatttaaaatcgtattgttttatcatagaattaataaaatgtaaaatattaataaattatttgaatacatatgcattgataactatagcagtaaaatatataagatagaAATGAACTATGTAGAATATTTAgcgaatatttatttaaattaatatattaaaagaacaaatatatcttatctctctcctcctAAAAATCAATATGATAATCTAACTACGCatagttttttattattctttaaaatttgtatcaatagttatttatatgttatatatttaatatttactatgtattattttaaaaaatatatacattcaatgacttatttaagcttataaatacgggttcagtactaattgttattttaacagtgaaaaaaatatgtaaaatatattataaaattacccaataaggaATGtttctaaattgaagtatataggaataaaaataaagttatcgGATCCATTAAATtgaattatgaatttatctacattcattaaaaacaatattaaaattatgtatatgcaattataaaatggaacaatgcaacttattttgaaaatgctATAATTTGAACAAAACTGTgatatatagtattagaaacaagtatataactatttaatattttttaaaaaattgctatttacataattttaaggattatagtaataatggatTTCTTAATTGTTTCGATTTTTGCAGGTTCaaaggtataaatatatttattaaagaaTTAGAAACAGATTTGTATCTTTCTATATTGAGACAAATATAAGGGGATGTATTTTAAACTAACAAAATTTcttgaatttttataataaaattatagtgGATATTATTAATAGTTATGAATTTAATCATAAgttatgttatatatatgaccaaaatgtattaaatatcTCCAATTTAAGGCAGATTAGCCAATTtccataatttatatataaaattactaTAGTATTGTTactttatattaatttaaaattaatactaaaaataaaatgtgtttAACTACAGATAATTGTTATATAGAAAATCCAAGTTTATGTCTCTTATTTTGAtgcaatatatatgaaattaatatGATGTACTTAATTTATAGTTCAAAGATAATTTTCCAATATGTCAATTAGTAAAGTGGTACTacaattttttgaataaaaatgcttgttattacatatttttgatattatattatctatAGATTAATAATAAGTTAATTTTAATAGACatgtttatttgatttttaaaaattgtttctTAGTGTGGAGATTTTGCTACTTTTTGGAAGTTTTTTCCCGATGAATTGAAAGAATCtaaatatgattttaaaagtacattttttaaagatTACTGCCCTAATAAAAACTGCAATAACGATATTGAAAAGATTAATGCTGGCTGTTTATGGTTAATTTATGAATTTTTCGTTAAATTGGGTTTTTCAGCTGGTCAAGATGTTCTTAAGTATGATTCTGTATGTATTATAATATGGCTAGGTTATATTTTAAGCCTAAAGTCACAAGATGGAATCAATAAGTTAAGCGATTATTATTCTAAGCATATAAAAGATAACGTGGAGTACTCTAACCATAAAATTGTTGATGATAAATATGACAATTATAAGAAAATCATAGACGAAACAAAggaatatatgaatattgatattaatattatgcctaaattttataaattactTAAATTGTTATGTAATATGTATACTGCttataataatcaaaatagTAGCCAAGTTTCAGAATATGCTAAGACATTTGCTGATGGATATACAGAACTCtttgatgatgataataatgatgaggGCAATTCatacaataaaatattaaatgttttatccatttattataataatttggtAAAAggtaataaatttaatactACATCAGTAGATCGTCCTTCATTACCAACGCAAAAAACACCCAAAAAAGATAATCCAGGTCCTAAAGTAACTAAAGCAACTGACATATCGAGTGAAACAGATAATTCAGATATTGCAACGGCAACCCCAAGTTCTGACATTACATTATCAGACTCATCattagtaaataaattagttATAGTTTTGCCGATATTAGCTGCAATATCAATTTTTTggggaatttcttataaggtaaataataaggaattaaaaattatttcattatatatatgcaaaagtTATCAAACagcatattttattaacattttatattagtattcgttatttagatttcggaaacggtctcaaaaacaaaaattaagagaaaagctaaaaaaataaagaaaatggatcattaatatatgattctaAGAAAGTaactatttcaggaatagtaataatgattaatatattttaagaaactgtctattccaaagtaatttttgatcataatttttatgttgtggaacccatattgggGTTAGGGATACGtgctatatttttatttaatttttaataatttga
This sequence is a window from Plasmodium yoelii strain 17X genome assembly, chromosome: 1. Protein-coding genes within it:
- a CDS encoding PIR protein; protein product: MSISKCGDFATFWKFFPDELKESKYDFKSTFFKDYCPNKNCNNDIEKINAGCLWLIYEFFVKLGFSAGQDVLKYDSVCIIIWLGYILSLKSQDGINKLSDYYSKHIKDNVEYSNHKIVDDKYDNYKKIIDETKEYMNIDINIMPKFYKLLKLLCNMYTAYNNQNSSQVSEYAKTFADGYTELFDDDNNDEGNSYNKILNVLSIYYNNLVKGNKFNTTSVDRPSLPTQKTPKKDNPGPKVTKATDISSETDNSDIATATPSSDITLSDSSLVNKLVIVLPILAAISIFWGISYKYSLFRFRKRSQKQKLREKLKK
- a CDS encoding fam-a protein — protein: MNKFYIQVVFFLLTIFVYVNNKTLATERAPRKCTTLKSKNNCSISEKIYAQNKDRLCINPEETINAEELMNEAVTHLEYHATSNDGYKLCRKNPGNSMFFYKKKHQNHTDYNEIINELWNPNRSNFFNNGYVKITRVYNPNLVMIQQRYKKKFGRRQKYFYALAKKVEISEDKAIIVMSSANINDHNPSNKEYKNTIIENANLFTTEIDSEDDIRKGKLKKTFVNIAGYLIEKGKRSVDVIYIESIDGHSSF